CACCTGTGCCACGAGCGGGGGTCCTCGGACACCTGGGACACCATGAGGAGCTCCAGGCCAAAGATGGCGACCACCACGGCCAAGGTGGCCACGCTGCGGGCCACAGCCATGCCCGAGGCTAGCCCGGGCACGTGGGCCTGCCTCAGGTCTCGGAGGCAGTGCAGCTCAGCCTGGTTGGAGGTGGTGCAGAAGTGCCACAGCCCGAAGAGGCGGTCGTCGGCCAGGAGCCAGTGGCCATCGCagatggagagggaggagaggaccaCGGCCAGGGAGGCGCACAAGATAATGAGCGCCCGGATGGAGGGGTCAGAGAAGGACCGGCGGGGCCTCCTTTGGGCCAGCAACTTCTGGGCCTGGAAGACAGCACGGGGCAGCATGAGGGAGGGCCCCCGCCACAGCCCACCAGCCTCCTCAGGGAAGACCCAGAACACACCTTGTAGCTTCCGACAGCCACGGTCTCCCAGGATGCCCGGGAAGCCCCCCTTAGTCACAGCACAGACCCACctcctggtgggggggggggggacccgcCTCCCATCCTACCTGTTCCCCGTCCGTCCTCCATTCAAGACCTGTAAGCATTGCCTGTGGATCCAGTTATTCATCAGGCAAAGAGTTTCCTGACCTTTCTTTAATGATCTTTATAATGAGTAAGAAACCCAAATTGTATTGACAGGCAAATCTTAGTCCATTCTGAAGTCAGCAAACCTGTCTGGCTTGGCTGATGTGACCTTGAGCTAGCAGCCAGCCTTGGCTTCTTTGTATGCAAAACAAGAATACTGCACTAGACTTTATTAGCACATCAGTGAAGGTTACATAGCTCCCTCTTCTGGCCCCTGGTCTTCCCCAGTTTCATTCTAATCTGCACCCAGCTTTTTCAGCACTTTTCTTCAGTGCGCAGTGATATTTGCACTTTGCCCTTCAGTCTGGCTCAGCCTGTACTCCGCCCAGGACATGGCACCACTGTCTGTTCTAGAAGTTTCTGGGTGGGGGAGTCCCTGAGGCTCCCCTTCAGCCTATGGTTTCGGCCCTGCAAAAGTACACCCCATCCTCTCTCCTGGCAAGCTGGGCCAAGCGTCCAGTGAGGTGTCCCTTCTCACAGCCCCAGGACACCCCCAAGCCACCGTCCCCAACCCCCAACCCGGAAGCAAAAGGAATGCTTCAAAGGGTAAAACTCCTTAGACGGCCCACAAGCCCTCCCAGGGCATCCTCCTGCCCACCTCGCATGCCTAGGACAAGCCTAGAACTTTCCTCCTCACACCTACTGGTCCCTCCACCTGAAAGGCTCTTCTCCCGGCTGCCCCCCCCCCTTCTCCATTCTTCATGTCTCAGCTGAAACATCGCCTCCTGGGAGGGGTCCGTCCTGCCCACCCAACCCAGAATGGACCCCTGCGGTCACTCTCCATCAGGAACCGTTTTGACAGGTTTTCCATTCCTGTCTGATTCGTAGTGGGAGGGCAGGACCGTGTCCCCAGCACGTGGTGCCGTGCTCAAGAGCCACGAGGTCGAGTTTGCAGCCGCTGTCACTTCCATCTGAAGCTCCCTTTAAACCATCTCCTGCCCAGTCATAAATTACGCCCTTTAGAGTGTGTGTGGAAGCAGCCCAGGTCCCGCCCCAGTTTGGGAGGTAAGCAAAGCACACAGCTCATGCGTGACGATCACTGCTCGAAAGCAAACCGAAAGGGGACTCTGGGGGTGAGCCCTATGCCACGTGCAAGTGGAGGCTTCCAGAGGCGGTCTGGGGTACCCCTCTTGGGGAGGGGCAGACAGCAGAGCCACGCTCCCGGGAGGCCCCAGGATCCTTATGGACCCGGCTTGCTTTCAGCACTTCTGCCTAGTCAGGGTCCTGTCTCACTCTTAAACCTGAGTCTGGTGGAGATGCTCCATGGGGGGGGCGGGGTATGTAAAAAGGGAAACTCACACATAGGTCAGGGGACCAGCCCAAGAGCATTCACCGAGATCACAGTAAAGCCTGGCACAGCTGCCCGACAGCTGTATCATGTGTAGTGGGGGGGATGCACGCAACCGATGAATACCCACTGGGGCCTTCGTGTGAGGGGCTCAGTATGTGGTGAGGAGAAGGACAGAGGGACGCCCAAGGGCTCAGGACCCGACTCAGACCAGAGACAAAGGCAGCCTGGGGCGCTGTAGAGAGCACTCGGGCGGGGAGTCTGGGCTCTGGTTCTCAAACCGCATCCCCTCGTCTCCTGGAGGCCTCCAGGTGCTAAAGCAGGGGGCAGCGGGTCAGCTCCCGGCCCCTCACTTCACCCACAG
The sequence above is drawn from the Balaenoptera ricei isolate mBalRic1 chromosome 7 unlocalized genomic scaffold, mBalRic1.hap2 SUPER_6_unloc_1, whole genome shotgun sequence genome and encodes:
- the TMEM37 gene encoding voltage-dependent calcium channel gamma-like subunit isoform X1; translation: MLTGLEWRTDGEQAQKLLAQRRPRRSFSDPSIRALIILCASLAVVLSSLSICDGHWLLADDRLFGLWHFCTTSNQAELHCLRDLRQAHVPGLASGMAVARSVATLAVVVAIFGLELLMVSQVSEDPRSWHRWAVGSALFLLAFILSFGGLLSFLTLLRNQVTLMGLTLTFWSEFTASFLFFLSAVSGLHVNSISRTDSVTQPWGLPAEF
- the TMEM37 gene encoding voltage-dependent calcium channel gamma-like subunit isoform X2, producing the protein MTALGVQAQKLLAQRRPRRSFSDPSIRALIILCASLAVVLSSLSICDGHWLLADDRLFGLWHFCTTSNQAELHCLRDLRQAHVPGLASGMAVARSVATLAVVVAIFGLELLMVSQVSEDPRSWHRWAVGSALFLLAFILSFGGLLSFLTLLRNQVTLMGLTLTFWSEFTASFLFFLSAVSGLHVNSISRTDSVTQPWGLPAEF